ATTATGTGTGTACTGGCTGCCAGTGCCATTAAAGGTAAGGGACCCAGGGTAGCTGGACAATCGAAGATCATTAAATCATGTTCTAGAGGATAGTCAGTTAAGCGATCACCTAATAAGTAAGCTCCTCGTTTGTGTAAAACCAATTCATCTGCTGTTTCGGTAAGAACCATACCACCCTGACAAATAACTACTTTATCGGTGTGTTTACTCCAGCAAGGTGTTAACGGCCAGTTACCATCAAAATCATCTTTGAGGACAGCAGCTAAAGTATGTTCTGGTTCTGGTTGATTTAAACCACAAAACAGTGTCAGTGATCCTTGCGAGTCAAGGTCAAATAGTGCTACCTTATACCTGTGTTTTGCTAGACTATAAGCTAGGTGGACAGAAAGGGTTGTCTTACCACTTCCTCCGGCATTACTTATTACAGCTAATCTAATTTGCATGACTATTTTTTTGATGTTATTTGAGTATCATATATCGGATTTTCTACATCATATATTGATATATGATTTGAGAATATATTAGAATTGCTGGGTAATAACCCTTAAAATTCTTTGATTCCCTTCCCGGAAAGTATTTTAGTGAGTTTCACCATCTATTTCCTAATAGGTCTAATATTTATTCATTTGTATCATATATCAATATATGAGAATTAATCGAATCTTGAAATAGAAATTTCCTCTCGTGTTGCAGCCTGTAGACTATTGCTCAAATTAGGGGTTAAAAAAATAATAGTTCCTACATCTATGATTGAAGTCATAGCCTAGCACTGATATGTGAAAAAAATTATCTACTCATAGAAAAAAATACCTCTGCCAGCAAGCCAGAAGTAATATCCTTAAAAGCGAATGTGAGAAATATCAGTATTCCGAGAATGACCATTTTGAGAAGCTGTAGCTACACCAGCACCAACTAGCTGTTGAGTATTTTCCTGTGGTGTGGGTGGTTGAATAACACGGGTAACAGTAGGTGTATGAGTGCGACTACCAGCAGTAGTGCAGATAAAGTTGCGGATAACTGGTGGTGTTCTTCTCCTTATATCCTTTACCGCTATCTACTACGTTAAGATCCAGATAGCTAATAGCGCTACCAGTGGCCTTAATTCCAGATTCAGCAATGGAAACTGCTGCTGCTCCCTTGGTTCTGTAAGGAATTGAATCTTCTACTACTCCATCTTTTGAATAGTAGGAGAAAGTACATTCACCATAGAGAATTGTTACACCTTGATTGTCACAAGCTTTATCAATATTGAGCAGTTGAATGGTTTGGTTTGAGTTAATCATGGTCTATTCCTTGTGATGAAGTTGTCCAATGTTCATAAAAATTGCGCTTTGCGCTTTTAACCAAAACATCCCATAAATAAAAGTTATGCTGCGGGATGTATTTGAATGACTAGAAGTTGGCTTTAATTATGGAGTCTTGGTCTTCACCAGTTTCATTTGAGTCTTTGTGTTTGGTAGAACTGATGAGTTCTAAATTGTTGATACCAATAATGGGTTTATGTCTGGGTTCGTTGGTGTTTTTATCTATCCATCTGTTCAAGACTATTTCACTAGTGATACCAATAGTTGAACCTTTTTTAACCTAATCTGCTGCTACTTGAGCGATATTTCCCCAAAGTTCTAGATCAAAGTAAAGGGGAGTTTCACTTCTGTAGGGAGGTTTAACAGCAAGGGTCAATGATGTTTTCATTGCACCTGATTCAAAATAGCGTATCTCAAGTGTTTGACCAACGCGACCAACTAAATCAACTTTATCGATGTATTGCTGAGTCATGATATTTTCCTTTGGTAATAAATTTTTCCACGGTATTAGCACGATGGCACATTTTTGGTTATGCAACGAAATGAATGATGTGCTGCTAATTTGGTACTGGTATTGGATACAGCCCTATACCAAACCTGATTGCGGCTAGCGCATTGATTACTGGTTATATTGGGGAAAATTACGTAAGAAAATAACCCCAAATCTCCTGGAGATTTAAGGTTGATGGCTATTACAAAACTAGTTCCTTGATTGCTAAACCATGTAGTTTAGTTACTAATTTCTCTTCTTTCATGCGAGAGAAACCAGGGACTTTGTGCAATTTGGCTAACTTCCTTAGTCTTTTTAAAGTTAGTGTTTGTAAATTTTCCAAATTTGCTAACTCTGGAGAATCGGAAATATTTGTTATTTCTAAGGAAGAGTAAGCAGGTGTAGGAAAATTAGTTGAATTGGTGATAATTTCTGCTGTGTTGTCACAAATAATATCTTTACTGTAACCAGTATGACTTTCATCTAGTGGAGAAGTAGATTCAGATAGTGTTTCAGTGATCACCTTAACTACTGAATTATCTTCAATCTCTTTGTTTACGGTAGGTGCTATATTAGCACCATTTTCACTACGGGTATCATCTGTTGATGAAGTGATTTCAGTAGGTGAACTAATCGCATTATTACTGCTGAGGTTACGAGTTTCTGTTTTTGCGTTTGTGGCACCAACAATTTGCTCAATAGTGGCTACAGTGGGTTGTTTTGAAACTGTAATTCTGTG
This genomic interval from 'Nostoc azollae' 0708 contains the following:
- a CDS encoding ParA family protein, with product MQIRLAVISNAGGSGKTTLSVHLAYSLAKHRYKVALFDLDSQGSLTLFCGLNQPEPEHTLAAVLKDDFDGNWPLTPCWSKHTDKVVICQGGMVLTETADELVLHKRGAYLLGDRLTDYPLEHDLMIFDCPATLGPLPLMALAASTHIIIPVQLEPKSIQGAAHLLEWYYYHCKHLRLKPTPEILGFVPNQYDARRAAHRQMLAALPSQLEQMNIHAFSEIRDSAEFVNASGQGLPLPIHRPSHQAKDDFKEIASQLAALIGSKSKERVKV
- a CDS encoding single-stranded DNA-binding protein — translated: MTQQYIDKVDLVGRVGQTLEIRYFESGAMKTSLTLAVKPPYRSETPLYFDLELWGNIAQVAAD